A stretch of Besnoitia besnoiti strain Bb-Ger1 chromosome Unknown contig00015, whole genome shotgun sequence DNA encodes these proteins:
- a CDS encoding uncharacterized protein (encoded by transcript BESB_029410) — translation MTSSETLEEEGADSPARVPADSLKPPPPAKRRRVSESAGPEADNQKPQRHSTSDESSANAAGGRDEDDPVVSEQLVLLDFPELAHTRFFASAYDSQDIIAPLPFPRIPLSRPAPVAASGQGFPSSESDPASGAVSLPASSAADDAQAVSPLRSARPEEAVERAEVPCAAVAAAATVRSLHRRGRSRPDPQARDASSAAKNGVSQLGRTPSAPCPGSATHAASSSTGCPPTACTVRLFGLTREQPLALVGDCFSFVGRHVQDPLETVVLLEKPTESKPPGGTPQTPVAQRQPALVMHAGGGGGDGGARGIAVDRAATSAEVHGRKSGRPQSCETDVVAGLVGRSVEFVVDIQASAGTAAALSSSRKGM, via the coding sequence ATGACGAGCAGTGAAacgctggaggaggagggcgcagatAGCCCCGCTCGAGTGCCTGCCGATTCTTTGAAGCCTCCACCGCCAGcaaagcgccgccgcgtaaGCGAGTCTGCAGGCCCCGAAGCCGACAATCAAAAGCCTCAGCGGCACAGCACAAGCGATGAATCCTCGGCGAACGCCGCAGGTGGTAGAGATGAAGACGACCCAGTTGTGTCAGAACAGCTCGTGCTTCTCGACTTCCCTGAACTCGCGCACACGCGgttcttcgcttccgcgtATGACAGTCAGGACATCATTGCGCCACTCCCTTTCCCCCGCATTCCCCTTtcgcgccctgcgcccgtcgccgcatCTGGACAGGGCTTTCCCAGCAGCGAAAGCGACCCAGCGAGTGGCGCCGTCTCACTCCCGGCTTCGTCCGCTGCGGACGACGCACAGGCCGTCTCGCCGCTGAGAAGCGCTCGACCAGAAGAAGCCGTGGAGCGCGCAGAAGTTCCGTGTGCCGCCGTggcagctgcagccacgGTGCGCTCACTCCACAGGCGGGGGCGCTCGAGGCCAGATCCCCAAGCCCGCGATGCCTCGTCGGCTGCGAAGAATGGCGTGAGCCAGTTGGGTCGCACGCCGTCGGCCCCCTGCCCTGGCTCGGCAACTCACGCTGCTTCGTCTAGCACTGGCTGCCCTCCAACTGCATGCACAGTACGCCTTTTCGGCCTGACGAGGGAGCAGCCTCTCGCTTTAGTCGGCGACTGTTTTTCTTTCGTGGGCCGCCATGTGCAGGACCCTCTGGAGACGGTTGTTCTTCTAGAAAAACCAACTGAGAGCAAGCCGCCGGGCGGCACGCCACAGACGCCAgttgcgcagcggcagcctgcCTTGGTTATGCAtgccggaggcggaggaggcgatggAGGCGCAAGAGGCATCGCAGTAGATCGCGCAGCGACAAGCGCAGAAGTGCACGGGAGGAAGAGCGGAAGACCGCAAAGCTGTGAAACCGATGTTGTGGCGGGACTTGTTGGACGAAGCGTGGAGTTTGTAGTGGACATACAGGCTTCTGCAGGTACTGCTGCTGCACTGAGTAGCTCACGCAAGGGAATGTAG